A genomic window from Sulfurospirillum diekertiae includes:
- a CDS encoding SLC13 family permease, with product MFNTKKMIFIVLALVAMLSMIYLTPEMPGLNFKGKVALGVGIFAIIVWITQALDDAQSGFLIIAFLVLFGAGKIGEALIGYSSTGVWIVVLGMIMAACMGDTGLSKRLALIIVSKIGKSAINLYWAISLVTLIMTFFIPSLAAKTLLVLPIITSMGLAFGAEKGQSTLVKGLIYIVTIAGTMYCMGIMTSHAANPISVSLIKNATGVDVSWMEWFKIGMPPALLMGLIATYIIIKMFPPDIEDISAGRDVMNQQLNEMGKMSPKEIYAFVIFIATLLLWATDKLHGLNATLVAMLAVAAMIAPVPTQVMTWKEAEKKVPWNVFIVYGAGLSMGSLLVKTGAAAWLASTFFHPLLSLDVKLQVVIFIWLMLALQVLFTGAGPKTTALTPVVIAHAIAVAALPANAGMQVTAFVLLVAMNMLHQYLLPVSNLPNIIGLATEEITSSELIKVGAIMSLFGAVFCTIMVYTYWSWIGLF from the coding sequence ATGTTTAATACGAAGAAGATGATTTTTATTGTTTTGGCGTTAGTCGCTATGCTCTCCATGATTTATCTCACACCAGAAATGCCGGGACTCAATTTTAAAGGAAAAGTAGCGCTGGGTGTTGGCATCTTTGCTATCATCGTCTGGATTACACAAGCCCTTGATGACGCACAGAGCGGTTTCTTAATCATTGCTTTTTTAGTTTTGTTTGGTGCAGGAAAAATTGGAGAAGCATTGATCGGTTACTCTTCTACGGGCGTTTGGATTGTCGTTTTGGGTATGATTATGGCAGCGTGTATGGGCGATACGGGACTTTCTAAAAGACTCGCTCTCATTATCGTGAGCAAAATCGGAAAATCTGCCATTAATTTGTATTGGGCGATCTCACTTGTGACGCTGATTATGACCTTTTTTATTCCTTCTCTTGCAGCAAAAACTCTTTTGGTTTTGCCGATTATCACCTCGATGGGTTTGGCATTTGGTGCCGAAAAAGGGCAAAGTACCCTCGTAAAAGGGTTAATTTATATTGTCACTATTGCGGGAACGATGTACTGTATGGGCATTATGACCTCTCATGCCGCCAATCCTATCTCCGTCAGTCTTATCAAAAATGCAACAGGCGTTGACGTCAGCTGGATGGAGTGGTTTAAAATCGGTATGCCGCCCGCTTTACTCATGGGTTTAATTGCAACCTATATCATCATTAAGATGTTTCCACCTGATATTGAAGACATATCTGCTGGTCGCGATGTGATGAATCAACAATTAAACGAGATGGGAAAAATGAGTCCAAAAGAGATTTATGCTTTTGTCATTTTCATCGCAACACTTCTTCTGTGGGCGACCGATAAACTGCACGGTCTCAATGCAACCCTTGTTGCTATGCTTGCCGTTGCCGCAATGATCGCTCCCGTTCCTACACAAGTCATGACATGGAAAGAGGCTGAAAAGAAAGTGCCTTGGAATGTTTTTATCGTGTATGGCGCTGGTTTGTCCATGGGTTCCCTGCTCGTTAAAACGGGAGCTGCCGCATGGCTTGCCAGCACGTTTTTTCATCCGTTACTTAGTCTTGATGTCAAACTTCAAGTCGTCATTTTCATCTGGCTGATGCTGGCACTTCAAGTCTTGTTCACAGGGGCAGGTCCTAAAACAACAGCATTGACACCCGTTGTCATCGCTCATGCCATCGCCGTTGCAGCGCTTCCTGCCAATGCGGGCATGCAAGTCACCGCATTTGTTCTCTTGGTTGCCATGAATATGCTCCACCAATACCTACTCCCCGTCTCCAATCTCCCGAACATCATCGGTCTGGCAACGGAAGAGATCACCTCAAGTGAATTAATCAAAGTGGGTGCGATCATGAGCCTCTTTGGTGCGGTTTTTTGTACGATTATGGTTTACACGTATTGGAGTTGGATAGGGCTATTTTGA
- a CDS encoding ABC transporter substrate-binding protein, with translation MKYFIYLLMIFALSCTSLLAEQTFTDNANTTHTNIPDSIGRIADAWPAHNAIVTMLGAGDKIVATIVTEQMCPWLYKINPHMRQAAVVFSNNTVAMSSIEELLKAKPDVVFTFVGNKNIGVFRNLGVPIIELSLVDFPSLRECVLLTGKILGKAAFAKAEQYALYLDQVTQKIDERLKDVPAQQRPKVLHLSNISTSFVVDGAGSMMDSWIRLAGGINVASALQGPSKTVSAEQIIAWNPDIVIIGSTSSEVQASDFLNNPMFKNTSATLSKRVYINPKGMFFWDRYSAEAILQVQWAAQIFYPEKFKEFDIEQETIAFYTRFFDYPLSKEEAKMIIKGIPPQK, from the coding sequence ATGAAATACTTTATTTATCTACTGATGATTTTCGCGTTAAGCTGTACATCTCTTCTTGCAGAACAAACATTTACCGATAACGCCAACACGACGCATACGAATATTCCCGATTCCATTGGACGCATCGCCGATGCATGGCCTGCGCATAATGCGATTGTGACGATGCTCGGAGCTGGCGATAAAATTGTAGCAACCATTGTGACAGAGCAGATGTGTCCGTGGCTCTATAAGATCAACCCACACATGCGCCAAGCGGCCGTTGTTTTTAGTAATAATACCGTTGCGATGAGCTCCATAGAAGAGTTGTTAAAAGCCAAACCTGACGTTGTTTTCACCTTTGTAGGCAATAAAAATATTGGGGTATTTCGAAATTTAGGCGTGCCTATTATCGAACTTTCGCTTGTAGATTTTCCTTCCTTACGAGAGTGCGTTTTACTGACAGGCAAAATTTTGGGCAAAGCCGCATTCGCGAAAGCGGAACAGTATGCGCTCTATTTAGATCAAGTCACGCAGAAGATTGATGAGAGGCTCAAAGATGTCCCCGCTCAGCAAAGACCCAAAGTGTTGCATCTGAGCAATATTAGCACCTCGTTTGTGGTGGATGGTGCAGGTTCCATGATGGACTCTTGGATACGACTAGCGGGAGGCATTAACGTCGCTAGTGCACTTCAAGGCCCCAGTAAAACCGTCTCAGCCGAACAAATCATTGCATGGAATCCCGATATTGTCATCATTGGTTCCACCTCTAGTGAGGTTCAAGCGAGTGATTTTCTCAATAATCCGATGTTTAAAAATACTTCCGCAACCTTATCCAAACGCGTCTACATCAACCCAAAAGGGATGTTTTTCTGGGACAGATACAGTGCCGAAGCCATTTTACAAGTGCAATGGGCAGCACAGATTTTTTATCCTGAAAAATTTAAAGAGTTTGACATCGAACAAGAAACCATTGCTTTTTACACACGCTTTTTTGACTATCCGTTAAGTAAAGAAGAGGCAAAAATGATTATCAAAGGGATTCCTCCGCAAAAATAA
- a CDS encoding CPXCG motif-containing cysteine-rich protein: protein MNNTLFDKTITCPYCWESFSIFIEPSSETGESYIEDCYVCCRPIEIYIASKNDESVDVRINRVEGNEF from the coding sequence ATGAATAACACCCTCTTTGACAAAACTATCACCTGCCCTTACTGCTGGGAAAGTTTTTCCATTTTTATTGAGCCAAGTAGTGAAACGGGCGAGAGTTATATTGAAGACTGTTACGTCTGCTGTCGTCCCATCGAAATTTACATTGCATCCAAAAATGATGAGTCTGTGGATGTTCGTATTAACCGTGTAGAGGGCAATGAATTTTAA
- a CDS encoding molybdopterin molybdotransferase MoeA gives MSHTFPPFDETLKALENSVKTEIGIENIFIGDALGRFLAVDIVAPENNPTHATSSMDGYAIRFVDQQLGSLIISDFIPAGTETHGVVNKGECVKTFTGTLMSEGSDTLIPIENVEVKEGKIHITSAVSKGFAVRPVGENYKAGEVLIKKGTKIGFAEIGVMAEVGMVQVEVFMKPRIAILSTGNEILDFGEPKVSSAQIRSSNHVTVEAILRQLGCECMRFKLIRDDRDVIEQQLRQALMWSDIVITTGGGSVGDFDFLQSILTDMKIENIIDGSYMKPGRHIRVVKTGHKYIYALPGFPYSASVCTFLFIAPLLRKMRAQTFALPTIKAYMGELYKKRSKFVEFTACNLRFIEGQLVVDLEGKKEGSSAILNNLLENPVLLRVEKDVQKIEKGEMVDIVLLDL, from the coding sequence ATGAGCCATACATTTCCTCCTTTTGATGAGACGCTGAAGGCGCTTGAAAACTCTGTAAAAACCGAAATTGGCATTGAAAATATTTTTATTGGTGACGCGTTGGGTCGTTTTCTTGCCGTTGATATTGTAGCTCCTGAAAACAATCCAACGCATGCAACTTCTTCGATGGATGGCTACGCCATTCGCTTTGTTGATCAGCAACTAGGTTCGTTGATCATTAGCGATTTTATCCCAGCTGGGACTGAGACGCACGGTGTCGTGAACAAAGGTGAATGTGTTAAAACTTTTACGGGCACCTTGATGAGCGAAGGTAGCGATACGCTGATTCCCATTGAAAATGTTGAGGTCAAAGAAGGCAAGATTCACATTACCTCCGCCGTCTCCAAAGGCTTTGCAGTTCGTCCTGTGGGAGAGAACTATAAAGCGGGTGAAGTGCTCATCAAAAAAGGCACGAAGATCGGTTTTGCGGAAATTGGTGTGATGGCAGAAGTGGGTATGGTGCAGGTTGAAGTCTTTATGAAACCTCGTATCGCCATTCTCTCCACGGGCAATGAAATCTTGGACTTCGGTGAGCCAAAAGTCTCAAGTGCTCAAATTCGCAGTTCCAACCACGTTACGGTTGAAGCGATTTTGCGCCAACTCGGCTGTGAGTGTATGCGTTTTAAACTTATCCGAGATGATCGAGATGTGATCGAGCAACAACTCAGACAAGCGCTCATGTGGAGTGACATCGTGATCACCACAGGTGGCGGAAGTGTCGGAGATTTTGACTTTTTACAGAGCATTCTCACCGATATGAAAATCGAAAATATCATCGATGGTTCGTACATGAAACCGGGGCGCCATATACGTGTTGTTAAAACAGGTCACAAATATATCTACGCACTCCCAGGCTTTCCGTACAGTGCTTCGGTCTGTACCTTTTTATTCATCGCTCCATTGCTTCGTAAAATGCGCGCACAAACGTTTGCCTTGCCAACGATTAAAGCTTACATGGGCGAGCTCTATAAAAAACGCTCCAAATTTGTGGAATTTACCGCGTGCAATCTTCGATTTATTGAGGGTCAGCTTGTTGTTGATTTAGAGGGCAAAAAAGAGGGCAGTAGTGCCATCCTCAATAACCTCTTAGAAAATCCCGTTCTTTTACGCGTTGAAAAAGATGTCCAAAAAATTGAAAAAGGCGAGATGGTTGATATTGTATTGCTAGACTTGTAA
- a CDS encoding molybdopterin synthase catalytic subunit, with the protein MVELHNGSLHVNTILADWYAKISDKNYGAFIPFVGIVRDEDGIEGLSFDIYEPILNNWFNAWQEKAKAQNAYLLMAHSRGDVPNHTSSYIAAVVSPKRKVALKMINDFVEDFKANAPIWKYDLVDGKRVYAKERSHILSGSGLLKADA; encoded by the coding sequence ATGGTAGAACTTCACAATGGATCTTTACATGTAAACACGATTTTGGCAGATTGGTACGCCAAAATTAGCGATAAAAACTATGGTGCGTTCATTCCTTTTGTGGGAATTGTCAGAGATGAAGATGGCATTGAAGGGCTTAGTTTTGATATTTACGAGCCTATTTTAAATAACTGGTTTAACGCGTGGCAAGAAAAAGCCAAAGCGCAAAATGCGTATCTTCTTATGGCACATTCCCGTGGTGATGTACCTAACCATACTTCAAGTTATATTGCCGCTGTTGTTTCTCCCAAACGAAAGGTAGCCCTCAAAATGATTAATGATTTTGTCGAAGATTTTAAAGCCAACGCTCCCATTTGGAAGTATGATTTGGTGGACGGAAAACGTGTGTATGCCAAAGAGCGATCTCACATTTTGAGTGGATCAGGTCTATTAAAGGCGGACGCATGA
- a CDS encoding MoaD/ThiS family protein, with protein MAKVEFLGPLGRPSIEVDISNLSELKTFFKEDKELQDWLAICAVAVNDTLVCDLNIPLSKNDKISLLPPVCGG; from the coding sequence GTGGCAAAAGTCGAATTTTTAGGACCCCTTGGTCGCCCCAGTATTGAGGTGGATATCTCAAATCTTAGTGAACTCAAAACCTTTTTTAAAGAAGACAAAGAACTTCAAGATTGGCTTGCTATCTGCGCCGTCGCTGTCAATGACACCCTTGTTTGCGACCTCAATATTCCCCTTTCCAAAAACGATAAAATCTCACTTCTCCCTCCTGTTTGTGGAGGTTGA
- a CDS encoding iron-sulfur cluster assembly scaffold protein, whose protein sequence is MAKNSLIGGSIWEEYSQKVQDLMNHPQNMGELTEEDAKNMGGKLIIADFGAESCGDAVRLYWIVDEATEIIKAAKFKSFGCGTAIASSDTMAELCIGKTVSEAVKITNIDVEHAMRDTPDVPAVPPQKMHCSVMAYDVIKAAAASYKGVDAASFEDDIIVCECARVSLGTIKEVIKINDLKTVEEITNYTKAGAFCKSCIKPGGHEAREHYLVDILRDTRAEMEHDHLLAISNSKIEGSNTVDFDDLTIVKKFQAIESIIDENIRPMLVMDGGNLEILDIKEGDGGVSDVYIRYLGACSGCASSSTGTLFAIEAVLQEKLSKNIRILPI, encoded by the coding sequence ATGGCAAAAAATAGTTTGATTGGCGGCTCCATCTGGGAGGAATACAGCCAAAAAGTACAAGATTTGATGAACCATCCACAAAATATGGGTGAGTTGACCGAAGAAGATGCAAAAAATATGGGTGGCAAGCTCATCATTGCTGATTTTGGTGCAGAGAGTTGTGGCGATGCCGTAAGACTTTACTGGATCGTTGATGAAGCAACCGAAATCATCAAGGCAGCAAAATTTAAAAGTTTTGGTTGTGGTACAGCGATCGCAAGTTCTGACACTATGGCAGAACTCTGTATCGGTAAAACGGTTTCTGAAGCGGTTAAAATTACCAATATTGATGTTGAACATGCAATGCGCGATACCCCTGATGTTCCTGCAGTTCCACCTCAAAAAATGCACTGTTCGGTTATGGCATACGACGTTATTAAAGCAGCAGCAGCTTCGTATAAAGGCGTTGATGCGGCTTCCTTTGAAGATGACATCATTGTGTGTGAATGTGCACGTGTCAGCCTTGGAACGATTAAAGAAGTAATTAAAATTAATGACCTTAAAACGGTTGAAGAGATTACCAACTACACCAAAGCAGGTGCGTTTTGTAAATCGTGTATCAAACCAGGTGGGCATGAGGCAAGAGAACATTACTTGGTTGACATTTTAAGAGATACCAGAGCGGAAATGGAACATGACCATTTGTTAGCTATCTCTAACTCCAAAATCGAAGGTAGCAATACCGTTGACTTTGATGATCTGACCATCGTTAAAAAATTCCAAGCGATTGAATCAATCATTGATGAAAACATTCGTCCAATGCTGGTTATGGATGGCGGTAACCTTGAAATCCTCGACATTAAAGAGGGTGATGGTGGCGTGAGTGATGTGTATATCCGATACCTTGGCGCTTGCAGCGGCTGTGCAAGTAGCTCTACAGGCACGCTTTTTGCGATTGAAGCTGTCCTACAAGAGAAATTAAGTAAAAATATACGAATATTACCTATCTAA
- a CDS encoding NifS family cysteine desulfurase has product MRVYLDNNATTIVDPKVFAEMVPYFCQMYGNPNSLHQFGSESHPALRKAMDQLYAGINASDDDDIVVTSCATESNNWVIKSIYNDYILNGDKDHIITSEVEHPAVGASCKFLETLGVKVTYLPVDTNGVINVEDLKNAITDKTALVSIMWANNETGMIFPIEEIGAICKERGVLFHTDAVQAVGKIPVDVKKANVDFLSFSAHKFHGPKGIGGLYIRGGQQLTPFFHGGEHMGGRRSGTLNVPSIVGMGKAMELAVESLDFEKNNVRRLRDKLEDAIALIPETLVIGTKEQRVPNTILVSVKGIEGEAMLWDLNKSGIAASTGSACASEALESNPVMEAIGAEADLAHTALRLSLSRFTTEEEIDYTIEVLNNAVTRLRAISSTYAYAPSWHVSKL; this is encoded by the coding sequence ATGAGAGTCTATTTAGATAATAACGCGACAACCATAGTTGATCCTAAAGTTTTTGCAGAGATGGTTCCTTATTTTTGTCAGATGTATGGTAACCCAAATTCTTTGCACCAATTTGGTAGTGAGAGTCATCCCGCACTTCGCAAAGCGATGGATCAACTCTATGCGGGCATTAATGCAAGTGATGACGATGATATTGTTGTTACATCCTGTGCTACCGAAAGCAATAACTGGGTGATTAAAAGTATCTATAACGACTATATTTTGAATGGTGATAAAGACCATATCATTACCAGCGAAGTCGAACATCCCGCTGTGGGCGCTTCCTGTAAATTTTTAGAAACGCTTGGTGTTAAAGTCACCTATTTACCTGTTGATACCAATGGTGTTATCAACGTCGAAGACCTTAAAAATGCTATTACTGATAAAACAGCACTTGTTTCTATTATGTGGGCAAACAATGAAACCGGTATGATTTTCCCTATCGAAGAGATTGGTGCGATTTGTAAAGAAAGAGGTGTGCTTTTTCATACCGATGCTGTTCAAGCCGTTGGTAAAATTCCTGTGGATGTGAAAAAAGCCAATGTTGATTTTCTGAGTTTTTCTGCACATAAATTCCACGGACCTAAAGGTATTGGTGGGCTTTATATTCGAGGGGGACAACAACTGACTCCTTTCTTTCATGGTGGAGAGCACATGGGTGGACGTCGTAGTGGTACGCTCAATGTTCCAAGCATCGTAGGCATGGGAAAAGCGATGGAACTTGCTGTTGAAAGCCTTGATTTTGAAAAAAATAATGTCCGACGCCTTCGCGATAAACTTGAAGATGCTATTGCGCTTATACCCGAAACGTTAGTGATTGGTACTAAAGAGCAAAGAGTTCCTAATACCATTTTGGTTAGCGTCAAAGGTATTGAAGGTGAAGCGATGTTATGGGATTTAAATAAAAGTGGCATTGCTGCTAGTACAGGAAGTGCGTGTGCAAGTGAAGCCTTAGAGTCTAATCCTGTTATGGAAGCTATTGGAGCAGAGGCTGATTTGGCTCATACGGCATTAAGACTCTCTCTTTCACGTTTTACAACGGAGGAAGAGATAGACTATACAATAGAAGTTTTAAACAATGCAGTAACACGCCTTCGTGCTATTTCAAGCACATATGCATACGCGCCATCATGGCACGTTAGTAAATTATAA
- the fliI gene encoding flagellar protein export ATPase FliI: MPLARLKEKLHGKSLSPMFGTITKISSTTIEACGLRPSIGDIVKIASLDGKKSELGMVTEVDRNSFFISPFGFIEGFKTGDKVFISEQGMMIPVGEELLGRVVDPFIRPKDGKGTIGAKSMAPIMKAPLDPMKRGLINEPFRVGVKTIDGLLTCGKGQKMGIFAGSGVGKSTLMGMIVRGAEASIKVVALIGERGREVPEFIEKNLGGNLENTVIVVATSDDSPLMRKYGAFSAMSIAEYFKNQGRDVLFMMDSVTRFAMAQREIGLALGEPPTSKGYPPSVLALLPQLMERAGKEEGKGSITAFFTVLVEGDDLSDPIADQSRSILDGHIVLSRELTDYGIYPPISIQNSASRVMGDVIDGEHKKAAMRFKRLNSILKENEVLIRIGAYEKGNDKELDMAINKKEKMNGFLQQAPEEVFEFEATVAELKQIIA, from the coding sequence ATGCCATTAGCTCGCCTTAAAGAAAAACTTCACGGCAAAAGCCTCTCTCCCATGTTTGGCACGATCACCAAAATTAGCTCCACGACCATTGAGGCGTGTGGACTTAGACCGAGTATTGGTGACATTGTTAAAATTGCCTCCTTAGATGGTAAAAAAAGTGAGCTTGGAATGGTCACTGAAGTCGATCGAAACTCCTTTTTTATCTCACCTTTTGGTTTTATTGAAGGGTTTAAAACAGGCGATAAAGTGTTTATTAGCGAGCAAGGCATGATGATCCCCGTAGGAGAAGAGTTGCTTGGACGCGTGGTTGACCCTTTTATTCGCCCAAAAGATGGCAAAGGAACAATAGGTGCAAAGTCTATGGCACCTATTATGAAAGCTCCATTGGATCCTATGAAAAGAGGGTTAATTAATGAGCCGTTTCGTGTGGGGGTGAAAACCATTGATGGTCTTTTGACGTGTGGCAAGGGTCAGAAAATGGGTATTTTTGCAGGAAGTGGTGTGGGTAAGTCCACACTCATGGGTATGATCGTTCGTGGTGCGGAAGCCTCAATTAAAGTGGTGGCACTCATAGGGGAACGTGGACGTGAGGTTCCTGAGTTTATTGAAAAAAACTTGGGGGGCAATCTTGAAAATACCGTAATCGTTGTTGCCACCAGTGATGATTCTCCTTTGATGCGAAAATACGGTGCGTTTAGTGCGATGAGCATTGCCGAGTATTTCAAAAATCAAGGCAGAGATGTTTTGTTTATGATGGATTCTGTGACACGGTTTGCGATGGCACAGCGTGAAATTGGTCTTGCTTTAGGCGAACCTCCAACGTCTAAAGGCTATCCACCATCTGTTTTGGCACTTTTGCCGCAACTCATGGAGCGAGCGGGAAAAGAAGAGGGGAAAGGTTCGATTACAGCGTTCTTTACCGTATTGGTTGAGGGTGATGACCTCAGTGATCCGATTGCGGATCAATCCAGAAGTATTTTGGATGGGCATATTGTGCTCAGTCGCGAATTGACAGATTATGGTATCTACCCGCCGATTAGCATTCAAAACAGTGCATCAAGGGTTATGGGTGATGTCATTGATGGCGAGCATAAAAAAGCAGCAATGCGTTTTAAACGGCTCAATTCCATTTTAAAAGAGAACGAAGTTCTCATTCGCATCGGTGCATACGAAAAAGGGAACGATAAAGAGTTAGATATGGCAATTAATAAAAAAGAGAAAATGAATGGCTTTTTGCAACAAGCTCCAGAAGAGGTTTTTGAGTTTGAAGCAACGGTTGCTGAGTTAAAACAGATCATTGCCTAA
- the folE gene encoding GTP cyclohydrolase I FolE codes for MQRREEFEQAVKTMLEIIGENTHREGLLKTPERVFKAYEYMTQGYAQSPNEVLGEALFKSDNNQMVLIKDIEFYSMCEHHLLPIIGRAHVAYIPDGKVVGLSKIPRMVDIFARRLQIQEQLTEQIAKAIDDVIAPKGVGVVIQARHMCMEMRGVEKTHSNTTTSALRGLFLKADTRKEFFDIINAPQANRY; via the coding sequence ATGCAACGAAGAGAAGAGTTTGAACAAGCCGTCAAAACGATGCTTGAAATTATTGGGGAAAATACCCATCGCGAAGGGCTTTTAAAAACACCAGAGCGTGTGTTTAAAGCGTATGAATATATGACGCAAGGCTATGCCCAAAGCCCAAATGAAGTTCTCGGCGAAGCACTTTTTAAGAGCGACAATAATCAAATGGTATTGATTAAAGATATAGAGTTTTATTCGATGTGTGAACATCACCTTTTACCGATTATTGGACGAGCTCATGTTGCCTACATTCCCGATGGAAAAGTTGTTGGACTTTCTAAAATTCCTCGTATGGTGGATATTTTTGCACGCCGTCTTCAAATTCAAGAACAACTGACCGAACAAATTGCTAAAGCGATCGATGATGTGATTGCTCCCAAAGGGGTAGGTGTCGTTATTCAAGCGCGCCATATGTGTATGGAGATGCGAGGCGTTGAAAAAACACACTCCAACACTACAACCTCCGCACTTCGTGGACTCTTTCTTAAAGCAGACACGAGAAAAGAGTTTTTTGATATTATCAACGCACCACAGGCTAATCGTTACTAA
- the tig gene encoding trigger factor has translation MQIKVNRTNSANAAVEATISPALLQKKEEKMIASAASNMKVDGFRKGKVPAHIVKARYGKQLKEDAQTEALRELFTKALTELDIKADLVVGEPSFSKFEEKDGGLELVMKLSFKPTIVVEGYKECVPEYKTPKVTKKEISERLDKTLALVAELKTVEEKRAVKSGDFVVIDFEGFIDGVAFEGGKAEGYTLEIGSGSFIPGFEDGIIGLKVSSKSKDIEVTFPETYGNKDLAGKPTVFKVTVKEIKVKDIPETPNEEMIKKLLPGVENPTLETLEGQIEDEIRNEKLAKLFNEDVKPKFVENVLEKITFDLPENIVDQEIDLQMRSVFSKLSEDEIKEYSTNPEKIKEKREEFRAESEKSVKLTFIVDELAKQESINVSDQEVLQMIYFEAMQQGANPKEYLEYYEKQGVLPAIKMSIIEERLFTKLFTKGK, from the coding sequence ATGCAAATTAAAGTTAACCGTACAAATAGTGCTAATGCTGCAGTTGAGGCAACCATTTCACCCGCGCTATTACAAAAAAAAGAAGAAAAGATGATTGCATCTGCGGCTTCAAATATGAAAGTTGATGGTTTTAGAAAAGGAAAAGTTCCTGCACATATCGTTAAAGCACGCTACGGCAAACAACTCAAAGAAGATGCACAAACAGAAGCACTGAGAGAGCTTTTCACTAAAGCATTGACTGAGCTTGACATCAAAGCTGACCTTGTCGTTGGCGAGCCAAGTTTCTCAAAATTTGAAGAGAAAGATGGCGGGCTAGAGCTTGTTATGAAACTTTCATTTAAACCAACGATTGTTGTTGAAGGATACAAAGAGTGTGTGCCTGAGTACAAAACTCCAAAAGTAACCAAAAAAGAGATTAGTGAGCGATTGGATAAAACATTAGCTCTTGTTGCAGAGCTTAAAACGGTCGAAGAAAAACGTGCTGTTAAATCAGGTGATTTTGTTGTGATTGATTTTGAAGGCTTTATCGATGGCGTCGCATTTGAAGGTGGCAAAGCAGAAGGATATACACTTGAAATTGGAAGTGGTTCATTTATCCCTGGTTTTGAAGATGGCATTATCGGACTCAAAGTCAGCAGTAAAAGCAAAGATATCGAAGTAACATTCCCAGAAACATATGGCAATAAAGACCTTGCAGGAAAACCAACGGTATTTAAAGTCACCGTTAAAGAGATTAAAGTTAAAGATATTCCGGAAACTCCAAATGAAGAGATGATCAAAAAATTGCTTCCAGGTGTTGAAAATCCAACACTTGAAACACTAGAAGGTCAAATCGAAGATGAAATCCGCAATGAGAAATTAGCAAAACTTTTCAATGAAGATGTTAAACCTAAGTTTGTTGAAAATGTTTTAGAGAAAATCACATTCGACCTTCCTGAGAATATTGTTGATCAAGAGATTGACCTACAAATGAGAAGCGTTTTTAGTAAACTCAGTGAAGATGAAATTAAAGAATATTCTACTAACCCAGAAAAAATTAAAGAAAAAAGAGAAGAGTTTAGAGCAGAGTCAGAAAAAAGTGTTAAACTCACTTTCATTGTTGATGAGTTAGCAAAGCAAGAAAGTATCAATGTGAGTGATCAAGAAGTGCTTCAAATGATCTACTTTGAAGCAATGCAACAAGGTGCAAATCCAAAAGAATACTTAGAATATTATGAGAAACAAGGTGTTCTTCCAGCGATTAAAATGTCTATTATTGAAGAGAGACTCTTCACAAAGCTTTTTACAAAAGGTAAATAA
- the clpP gene encoding ATP-dependent Clp endopeptidase proteolytic subunit ClpP, producing the protein MSYYVPVVIEKTGRGERSYDIYSRLLKDRIIMLSGEINDVVASSIVAQLLFLEAEDPEKDIYLYINSPGGVITSGFSIYDTMNYVRPDISTICIGQAASMGAFLLSSGAKGKRYALPNARIMIHQPLGGAQGQATDIEIQAKEILRMKQVLNEILAKNCSQKLPKIIKDTERDFFMSAGESCEYGLIDKVLDKSFK; encoded by the coding sequence ATGAGCTACTATGTTCCTGTCGTTATAGAAAAAACGGGTCGCGGTGAGAGAAGTTACGATATTTACTCTCGCCTTTTAAAAGATCGTATTATTATGCTCAGCGGTGAGATCAATGATGTTGTTGCTTCTTCAATCGTAGCTCAACTTTTGTTCCTTGAAGCAGAAGACCCTGAAAAAGATATCTATCTTTATATCAACTCCCCAGGTGGCGTTATTACGAGCGGTTTTAGCATCTATGACACGATGAATTATGTCAGACCAGACATTAGCACGATTTGTATTGGTCAAGCAGCATCCATGGGAGCGTTTTTACTCAGTTCTGGAGCTAAAGGTAAGCGTTATGCGCTTCCTAATGCACGTATTATGATTCACCAACCACTGGGGGGTGCTCAAGGGCAGGCAACAGATATTGAAATTCAGGCTAAAGAGATTTTAAGAATGAAACAAGTCTTGAATGAAATTTTGGCAAAAAACTGTTCACAAAAACTCCCTAAAATCATTAAAGATACAGAGAGAGACTTTTTCATGAGCGCTGGTGAGTCATGTGAATACGGTTTGATTGATAAAGTATTGGATAAAAGTTTTAAATAA